The proteins below are encoded in one region of Podarcis raffonei isolate rPodRaf1 chromosome 6, rPodRaf1.pri, whole genome shotgun sequence:
- the GPX7 gene encoding glutathione peroxidase 7, which produces MVEDVSAGLVCSMLDPEGSVEHKADPSFPKVFLIPLAMLIVIGALLFLAFSATEPKEDSFYSYKVVNIRGKLVSLDKYRGSVALVVNVASECGYTDSHYKALQQLQRELGSYHFNVLAFPCNQFGLQEPGTNKEIESFARKTYGVTFPMFSKIAVKGTGANPAFKYLIDSTGEEPTWNFWKYLVDPNGKTVKAWDSTVTIEEIKPHITELVRNIILKKKDEL; this is translated from the exons ATGGTGGAGGACGTCAGTGCCGGGCTTGTGTGCAGTATGTTAGACCCTGAGGGCAGTGTAGAGCACAAAGCGGATCCCTCCTTCCCCAAAGTTTTTCTTATCCCCTTAGCCATGCTGATCGTCATAGGAGCGTTGCTCTTCTTAGCATTTTCCGCCACCGAACCGAAAGAGGACAGTTTTTACTCCTATAAAGTGGTGAACATCAGGGGCAAGCTAGTTTCCCTGGACAAATACAGAGGCTCG GTAGCCTTAGTTGTCAATGTTGCAAGTGAGTGTGGCTATACAGACAGCCACTACAAAGCCCTTCAACAGCTGCAGAGAGAACTTGGCTCATATCATTTTAACGTGCTGGCATTCCCTTGTAATCAATTTGGACTTCAAGAACCAGGCACCAACAAAGAAATTGAGAGTTTTGCCAGGAAAACATATGGAGTCACCTTTCCCATGTTCAGCAAGATAGCAGTCAAGGGCACCGGGGCAAATCCAGCCTTCAAATATTTAATTG ATTCCACTGGTGAGGAGCCAACCTGGAATTTCTGGAAATACCTTGTAGATCCAAATGGGAAAACGGTCAAGGCTTGGGACTCTACTGTCACTATTGAGGAAATAAAACCTCACATCACTGAACTTGTGAGGAATATCATCCTGAAGAAAAAAGATGAACTGTGA